The following are from one region of the Penaeus vannamei isolate JL-2024 chromosome 28, ASM4276789v1, whole genome shotgun sequence genome:
- the LOC113827589 gene encoding osteoclast-stimulating factor 1 — protein MSAPSRPAPPPPKRIGQVQAYEAVSSYKAQKGSELSFDEGDLLFILDQSDPNWWMARLDDKKGYIPSNYVSKENVKIPIIDAARRGNLALLQECLEAGMSVNSLDKSGSSSLHAAAQGGHIECILRLLKEPKLEINWQNKLGDTPLHCAAYRGHADIVQLLVNSGARTDIVNREKKTPRMLAKSGTVITLLEECTQTSSRKSSGFDHQEYGANDSEDSDS, from the exons ATGTCAGCACCATCCagacctgccccccctccccccaagaggaTAG GGCAAGTTCAGGCATATGAAGCAGTGTCTAGTTACAAAGCACAGAAG GGCAGTGAACTGTCCTTTGATGAGGGGGACCTCTTGTTCATCCTAGACCAATCTGACCCAAACTGGTGGATGGCAAGGCTGGATGATAAGAAGGGATACATACCCAGCAACTATG TGAGCAAGGAGAATGTGAAGATACCCATCATTGATGCAGCAAGGCGTGGCAATCTGGCCCTTCTACAGGAGTGCCTGGAAGCAGGGATGTCAGTCAACTCACTGGACAAAAGTGGGTCCTCTTCACTCCATGCAGCAGCTCAGGGAGGCCATATTGAATGCATTCTCAGGTTACTGAAGGAACCCAAGTTGGAGATAAACTGGCAG AATAAGCTTGGTGACACTCCTTTACACTGTGCCGCTTATAGAGGACATGCAGATATTGTGCAATTATTGGTCAACAGTGGGGCACGCACTGATATTGTGAATAG GGAGAAGAAGACCCCACGTATGCTTGCCAAGAGTGGAACCGTTATCACTTTACTAGAAGAGTGCACACAGACTAGCAGTCGTAAATCATCAGGTTTTGACCACCAGGAATACGGTGCGAATGACTCCGAGGATTCTGACAGCTGA